A window of Pedobacter lusitanus contains these coding sequences:
- a CDS encoding RagB/SusD family nutrient uptake outer membrane protein codes for MNLKIYSLIAAGAFLFTIQTGCKKDFLKKDPIDKITGDIVLSNAEGANKLMKGVYDGMYNDYHIWDFMTNGDVTSDNAYAGGDNPANIQIDLFTTNSTNGNVDRDWTALYKDIKNANEILENIPKVPDPSLDASGRRNQILGEASGIRAYMYFNLVRLYGAVPLILKTPSNLTETQQPKATIDQLYAQIIKDLEFAAANAGATAANKGIFTKGAANGLLAKVYASKPSPDWAKVLQYCDATIAGGYSLFFDFNGLFDIANKNNSESIWELQFQGNGGEHGNWMPGIITGTGWKRFNTPSNDLVKAYDDEGDLIRKNSSILFKNVSTDGWSDSYWSKANYPFINKYRADDKSDNYILRLADILLLKAEALNEAGTSGWAQSKIIVDQIRARVKLAGTPAADQAAMRLALEKERRLELAFEGHRWFDLLRTNRAITVMNAQLDGKGTPLNYNVTPAKLLFPIPQKEIDRNPNIR; via the coding sequence ATGAACTTAAAAATATATTCACTTATTGCAGCCGGGGCTTTTCTCTTTACCATTCAAACAGGTTGTAAAAAAGACTTTCTAAAAAAAGATCCGATTGACAAGATCACCGGAGACATCGTACTGTCTAATGCTGAAGGTGCAAATAAATTAATGAAAGGTGTCTACGATGGCATGTACAATGATTACCATATCTGGGATTTTATGACCAATGGTGATGTAACTTCTGATAATGCCTATGCCGGTGGTGATAATCCTGCAAATATTCAGATAGATCTCTTTACAACCAATTCAACCAACGGAAACGTTGACCGTGACTGGACTGCTCTTTATAAAGATATTAAGAATGCAAACGAGATTTTGGAAAACATCCCTAAAGTACCAGATCCTTCATTAGATGCCAGTGGCAGAAGAAATCAGATTCTCGGAGAAGCAAGCGGAATACGTGCTTACATGTATTTCAACCTGGTACGTTTGTACGGAGCTGTGCCCCTGATCCTGAAAACTCCTTCGAATCTCACGGAGACTCAGCAGCCAAAGGCCACCATAGATCAGCTGTATGCACAGATTATCAAAGATCTTGAGTTTGCCGCAGCAAATGCCGGTGCTACAGCAGCAAACAAGGGCATTTTTACCAAAGGTGCAGCTAACGGATTACTTGCTAAAGTCTATGCATCCAAACCCTCACCAGACTGGGCAAAAGTTCTCCAGTACTGTGATGCAACTATAGCCGGCGGTTATTCCCTATTCTTTGATTTCAATGGACTATTTGATATCGCCAATAAGAATAATTCAGAATCTATCTGGGAACTGCAATTTCAGGGAAATGGTGGTGAGCATGGTAACTGGATGCCTGGTATTATTACAGGAACAGGCTGGAAAAGATTTAACACCCCATCCAACGACCTGGTCAAAGCTTATGACGATGAAGGAGATTTGATCCGGAAAAACTCCAGCATTCTGTTTAAAAATGTAAGTACAGACGGCTGGTCAGACAGTTACTGGTCAAAAGCCAATTATCCGTTTATTAATAAATACAGAGCAGATGATAAAAGTGATAATTACATTTTACGTCTTGCTGATATTTTACTGTTAAAAGCAGAAGCACTGAATGAGGCGGGAACCTCAGGCTGGGCACAATCAAAAATCATAGTCGATCAGATCAGAGCCAGGGTAAAACTTGCTGGTACACCTGCTGCAGATCAGGCAGCTATGCGTCTTGCCCTGGAGAAAGAACGCAGACTGGAGCTTGCGTTTGAAGGCCACCGCTGGTTCGATCTGTTAAGAACAAACAGAGCTATTACGGTTATGAACGCGCAGCTTGATGGCAAAGGTACCCCGTTAAACTACAATGTTACCCCTGCAAAATTACTTTTCCCTATTCCTCAAAAAGAAATAGACAGGAATCCGAATATCAGATAA
- a CDS encoding glycoside hydrolase family 3 N-terminal domain-containing protein encodes MYLKKPLSVLLLLVSYGMANAQTKNNAKVESLLQKMTLEEKVGQMAQITLDVIGAGNDRYTSTEPFSLDQQAMEKALIRYKLGSVLNTSNNRARTPQVWYEIISKIQQTAMKGTKNGIPVLYGIDAIHGETYTAGATMFPQQIGQAATFNRSLVRKGAEITAYETRASSIPWAFSPLLDLGADPRFPRQWESFGEDPYLVSQMGVQAVKGLEGENNDVANPYHVASSIKHFLGYQVPVSGKDRTPAFISDQALREYHLPSFRAAIQAGAKTIMINSGIINGVPVHANYNLLTKLLKEELGFKGLAVTDWGDIENLYKRDHVAKDNKDAVRIAINAGIDMSMVAYNYEPFCDDLIALVKEGKVKESRIDDAVRRILLVKYDLDLFNKPTTNPKDYPKFGSKEFELASYQAAAESITLLKNTDQTLPLNKSMKILVTGPNANSMRTLNGAWTYSWQGEKVEEFAAKYNTIVKALELKAGKQNVTYVPGVSYKMDGRYFEEYADQLDAAIAAAKEADVVVLCLGENSYTETPGNLSDLYLSDLQTELAQKLAATGKKIILVLNEGRPRIISKFEQKMSAVVQSYLPGNFGGDAIADVLLGTVNPSGKLPYTYPQFPNALFTYYHKPSESRSTTEGVYNYDADYNPQYVFGFGLSYTTFKYSPVKLSTATLKKGETLTVSADVTNTGKVAGKESVLLFTSDLVATLVSPDVKRLRGFEKIDLKAGETKTVTFKITADDLGFINPEGQKITEDGDFTIQIADQKINFTYNQ; translated from the coding sequence ATGTATTTAAAAAAACCACTCTCCGTACTGTTATTGCTGGTCTCTTATGGGATGGCAAATGCCCAGACAAAGAACAATGCTAAAGTAGAAAGCCTGCTTCAAAAAATGACTCTGGAAGAAAAGGTAGGTCAAATGGCTCAGATCACACTGGATGTTATCGGCGCCGGTAATGACCGGTATACCAGTACTGAGCCATTCTCACTAGATCAGCAGGCAATGGAAAAGGCGCTGATCCGGTACAAACTGGGTTCAGTATTAAATACTTCAAATAACAGAGCAAGGACACCTCAGGTCTGGTATGAAATCATCAGCAAAATCCAGCAAACAGCCATGAAAGGAACCAAAAATGGTATTCCGGTTTTATATGGTATTGATGCTATTCACGGAGAGACCTATACTGCCGGTGCAACCATGTTCCCGCAGCAAATCGGGCAGGCTGCAACTTTTAACAGAAGCCTTGTGCGTAAAGGAGCTGAAATTACGGCTTATGAAACCCGTGCAAGTTCTATTCCATGGGCTTTCTCTCCTTTACTGGATCTGGGTGCTGACCCTCGTTTTCCACGTCAGTGGGAAAGTTTCGGAGAAGATCCTTATTTGGTAAGTCAAATGGGAGTTCAGGCTGTAAAAGGTTTGGAAGGAGAAAATAATGACGTAGCTAACCCTTACCATGTAGCTTCTTCCATCAAACACTTTTTAGGTTATCAGGTACCAGTTTCAGGAAAGGACAGAACACCGGCATTCATTTCTGATCAGGCACTGAGAGAGTATCACCTGCCTTCTTTCCGTGCAGCTATTCAGGCTGGCGCAAAAACTATTATGATTAACTCCGGAATCATTAATGGTGTTCCTGTACATGCCAATTATAACCTGCTCACCAAATTACTAAAAGAAGAACTGGGTTTTAAAGGTTTAGCCGTTACTGACTGGGGAGATATAGAAAATCTTTATAAAAGGGATCATGTAGCCAAAGACAATAAAGATGCCGTTCGGATTGCAATCAATGCCGGTATTGATATGTCTATGGTAGCCTATAACTATGAGCCTTTCTGTGACGATCTGATTGCCCTGGTTAAAGAAGGTAAAGTAAAAGAAAGCCGTATTGATGATGCAGTACGAAGAATTCTGCTGGTAAAATATGACCTGGATCTTTTTAATAAACCAACTACCAACCCTAAAGACTATCCTAAGTTTGGCAGTAAGGAATTTGAGCTGGCCTCTTATCAGGCAGCAGCAGAATCGATTACGCTGTTGAAAAACACAGATCAGACATTACCATTGAATAAATCAATGAAAATCCTGGTTACCGGCCCCAATGCCAATTCAATGAGAACATTGAATGGTGCATGGACATATTCATGGCAGGGAGAAAAGGTTGAAGAATTTGCTGCAAAATACAATACTATTGTAAAAGCTCTTGAACTTAAGGCCGGTAAACAAAACGTAACTTATGTACCGGGCGTGAGCTATAAAATGGATGGCAGATACTTTGAAGAATATGCAGACCAGCTGGATGCAGCAATTGCAGCAGCAAAAGAAGCAGATGTGGTTGTATTATGTTTAGGTGAAAACTCTTATACAGAAACCCCTGGTAATTTAAGTGACCTTTATCTTTCAGATCTTCAGACTGAGCTTGCACAAAAACTTGCTGCAACTGGCAAAAAGATCATCCTGGTATTAAATGAAGGCAGGCCACGTATCATTTCTAAATTTGAGCAAAAGATGAGTGCTGTTGTACAAAGTTACTTACCTGGTAATTTTGGAGGTGATGCCATTGCTGATGTTCTTTTAGGTACAGTGAATCCATCGGGTAAATTGCCTTATACCTATCCGCAATTCCCAAATGCACTATTTACCTATTACCATAAACCATCAGAATCACGTTCAACTACAGAAGGTGTTTATAACTATGATGCAGATTACAATCCTCAGTATGTTTTCGGCTTTGGTCTAAGCTATACTACTTTTAAATACAGTCCGGTTAAACTAAGCACTGCTACTTTGAAAAAAGGAGAAACTTTAACAGTTTCTGCAGATGTAACCAATACTGGTAAAGTTGCAGGTAAAGAAAGTGTACTGCTGTTTACATCAGACCTGGTCGCTACATTGGTTAGTCCTGATGTAAAACGCTTAAGAGGTTTTGAGAAAATTGATCTTAAAGCTGGTGAAACTAAAACAGTAACCTTTAAAATTACGGCAGATGACTTAGGGTTTATTAACCCTGAAGGTCAGAAAATAACAGAAGACGGAGACTTTACCATACAAATAGCCGATCAGAAAATCAATTTCACGTACAATCAGTAA
- a CDS encoding glycoside hydrolase family 30 protein, giving the protein MKKNILFAFAIALSACSAKRDATGPARSAASNGGVKYWITKGDKTALLEEQPAVLKFGTAQATNAIITVDDTQKFQTIDGFGYTLTGGSASLINALDEKAKDTLLQELFSTKKNSIGVSYLRISIGGSDLSAETFTYNELPAGQTDINQDKFSMSKEMTDLVPVLKRILAINPDLKILGSPWTAPTWMKTNHSFKGGSLKPEYYESYAKYLVKYVYAMKTQGITIDAITIQNEPLHPGNVPSMYMEAKDQAIFIKTALGPVFKSAGVKTKIIIYDHNADRPDYPITILDDPQANQYADGSAFHLYGGQITALSKVHEAHPDKNLYFTEQWVGGPGKFDEDLKWHVSTLIIGATRNWSRNVLEWNLAADPLYRPHTAGGCTTCLGAITIAPEVTRNVAYYIIGHASKFVRPGSYRIGSNITEGLQNVAFRTPDGKTALIVVNENPAEKNFNINYNGKEVSTSLAGGAVATYVW; this is encoded by the coding sequence ATGAAGAAGAATATTTTATTTGCTTTTGCTATTGCACTATCGGCATGTTCAGCAAAAAGAGATGCTACGGGACCTGCAAGGTCTGCAGCATCTAATGGCGGGGTGAAATACTGGATCACCAAAGGCGACAAAACAGCGCTGCTGGAAGAGCAGCCTGCTGTTTTGAAATTTGGCACAGCTCAAGCCACTAATGCAATAATTACTGTTGATGACACGCAGAAATTCCAGACTATTGATGGTTTCGGCTATACTTTAACCGGTGGCAGCGCAAGTTTAATTAATGCATTGGATGAAAAAGCCAAAGATACATTACTACAGGAGCTATTCTCTACCAAAAAAAACAGTATTGGTGTAAGTTATCTGAGAATCAGTATCGGAGGTTCAGATCTGAGTGCAGAAACCTTTACCTACAATGAATTGCCAGCAGGACAGACAGACATTAATCAGGATAAATTCTCTATGTCTAAAGAAATGACAGACCTGGTGCCGGTATTGAAAAGAATTCTGGCTATTAATCCTGATTTGAAAATTTTAGGTTCTCCATGGACTGCTCCTACCTGGATGAAAACCAATCACAGCTTTAAAGGCGGAAGTCTGAAACCGGAATATTATGAATCTTATGCGAAATACCTGGTTAAATATGTCTATGCAATGAAAACTCAGGGAATCACAATTGATGCCATTACAATTCAGAATGAGCCTTTACATCCTGGAAATGTGCCAAGCATGTATATGGAAGCAAAAGATCAGGCAATATTTATCAAAACGGCTTTAGGCCCGGTGTTTAAATCAGCAGGAGTCAAAACAAAAATTATCATTTATGATCATAATGCAGACCGCCCGGATTATCCGATAACTATTCTGGACGACCCGCAGGCAAACCAATATGCAGATGGCTCAGCTTTCCATTTATATGGCGGCCAGATCACTGCCTTATCTAAAGTTCACGAAGCTCATCCGGATAAGAACCTTTACTTTACAGAACAATGGGTTGGCGGCCCCGGAAAATTCGATGAAGATTTAAAGTGGCATGTTTCTACTTTAATCATCGGAGCAACCCGCAATTGGAGCAGAAATGTTTTGGAGTGGAATTTAGCTGCCGACCCGTTATACAGACCACATACTGCAGGTGGCTGTACAACTTGCTTAGGAGCGATTACAATAGCCCCTGAGGTCACAAGAAATGTTGCTTACTATATCATTGGTCATGCGTCAAAATTTGTAAGACCGGGATCATACAGAATCGGTTCCAATATTACTGAGGGCTTGCAGAACGTTGCTTTCAGAACTCCTGACGGAAAGACTGCGCTGATTGTTGTGAATGAAAACCCCGCTGAAAAAAACTTTAATATCAATTATAATGGAAAAGAAGTGAGTACTTCGCTGGCTGGTGGTGCCGTTGCTACTTATGTCTGGTAG
- a CDS encoding RluA family pseudouridine synthase translates to MPVTDKDVLFEDNHLIAICKRAGDIVQVDETRDEPLEDMVKRYIAKKYNKPNSAFLGVVHRLDRPVSGVILFAKTSKALERMNAIFKNREVKKTYWAVVRNRPANISGTLVHWLVKNPKTNIVTPHNTEVPGSQRAELSYRLLGELGGYYLIEVDPLTGRSHQIRVQLSTLGCPIVGDNKYGYPRGSRKGSICLHARRLQFIHPVKKEPVNIFAKLPVDGFWERFESF, encoded by the coding sequence ATGCCGGTAACTGATAAAGATGTTCTTTTCGAAGATAATCACCTGATTGCAATTTGCAAACGTGCAGGTGATATTGTCCAGGTTGATGAAACCCGTGACGAACCATTGGAAGATATGGTGAAAAGATATATCGCTAAAAAATATAATAAGCCTAACAGTGCGTTTTTAGGTGTGGTACATCGTTTAGACCGCCCGGTAAGCGGGGTTATCTTATTTGCTAAAACAAGTAAGGCGCTGGAAAGAATGAATGCCATCTTTAAAAACAGGGAGGTGAAGAAAACTTACTGGGCGGTTGTACGTAACCGTCCGGCAAATATTTCAGGAACGCTGGTGCACTGGCTGGTTAAAAACCCCAAAACCAATATTGTTACTCCACATAATACTGAGGTTCCGGGTAGCCAGCGGGCTGAATTAAGCTACAGATTGCTTGGAGAACTGGGCGGATATTACCTGATTGAGGTTGACCCGTTAACTGGTCGTTCTCATCAGATCAGGGTACAGCTTTCTACTTTGGGCTGTCCGATTGTTGGTGATAATAAATATGGTTATCCCCGTGGCAGTCGTAAAGGAAGTATTTGTCTTCATGCCAGAAGGTTACAATTTATTCATCCTGTCAAAAAGGAACCGGTAAATATTTTTGCCAAACTTCCTGTAGATGGATTCTGGGAACGTTTCGAATCCTTTTAG
- the panB gene encoding 3-methyl-2-oxobutanoate hydroxymethyltransferase produces the protein MSIHKEVKRITTHILQEMKQSGEKISMLTAYDYSMATVLDDAGLDVLLVGDSASNVMAGHETTLPITLDQMIYHAQGVVRGATRAFVVVDLPFGSYQGNSKEALSSAIRIMKESGAHGVKLEGGTEVVDSISRIITAGIPVMGHLGLTPQSIYKFGTYTVRAKGEEEAEKLKVDAKALQDAGCFAIVLEKIPAALAKEVAESLHIPVIGIGAGPHCDGQVLVVNDMIGLTKGFKPRFLRQYINLYDGILGAAKAYIKDVKANDFPNEKEQY, from the coding sequence ATGTCTATACACAAAGAAGTAAAGCGTATTACAACCCACATTCTGCAAGAGATGAAACAGAGTGGTGAAAAAATATCGATGTTGACTGCTTATGATTATTCCATGGCTACTGTTCTGGATGATGCGGGACTTGATGTTTTACTGGTTGGAGATTCAGCTTCAAATGTAATGGCGGGTCATGAAACTACATTGCCGATTACACTGGATCAGATGATATATCATGCACAGGGTGTCGTTAGAGGCGCAACGCGTGCTTTTGTCGTAGTGGATCTTCCTTTTGGTTCTTACCAGGGTAATTCAAAAGAAGCTTTAAGTTCTGCGATCAGGATCATGAAAGAATCAGGTGCTCACGGTGTAAAACTGGAAGGCGGAACTGAAGTTGTGGATTCTATTTCACGTATTATTACTGCCGGAATTCCCGTAATGGGCCATTTAGGTTTAACTCCTCAGTCAATCTATAAATTTGGAACTTATACAGTAAGAGCTAAAGGAGAAGAAGAAGCTGAGAAATTAAAAGTTGATGCTAAAGCTTTGCAGGATGCAGGCTGCTTTGCTATTGTACTGGAAAAAATACCTGCGGCATTAGCAAAAGAGGTAGCTGAAAGTCTGCATATTCCGGTTATCGGGATAGGTGCGGGTCCGCATTGTGACGGACAGGTTTTAGTGGTAAATGACATGATTGGACTAACCAAAGGGTTTAAACCACGTTTTTTACGTCAGTACATTAATCTGTATGATGGAATTTTAGGTGCTGCAAAAGCATATATTAAAGATGTGAAAGCGAATGACTTTCCAAATGAAAAGGAGCAATACTAA
- the carA gene encoding glutamine-hydrolyzing carbamoyl-phosphate synthase small subunit produces MTNYTKLPAILLLADGTVYHGKAAGKIGTTTGEICFNTGMTGYQEIFTDPSYFGQIMVTTNAHIGNYGIHKEEIESDSIKIAGLVCKNYSIGYSRKEASESIQDYFQDENIVGISDIDTRALVRKIRDQGAMNAIISSEITDIEELKAKLAQVPSMDGLELSSQVSTKEPYFYGSPDATYKVATLDFGIKKNTLRNFDQRDLYVQVFPAKTTFEEMDKWGADAYFVSNGPGDPSAMPYAIETVKQILASDKPLFGICLGHQLLAQANGIGTMKMFNGHRGLNHPVKNIIKNHCEVTSQNHGFGVIPEEVRKSDKVEITHINLNDQSIEGIRVKGKKAFSVQYHPESSPGPHDSRYLFDDFVSLIKGELSW; encoded by the coding sequence ATGACTAACTACACCAAGTTACCTGCTATCCTGTTATTGGCTGACGGTACTGTTTACCACGGTAAAGCTGCCGGAAAGATTGGTACAACAACAGGAGAGATTTGTTTCAACACAGGAATGACAGGTTATCAGGAAATTTTTACTGATCCATCTTATTTCGGACAAATCATGGTCACTACGAATGCCCATATTGGTAATTATGGAATTCATAAAGAAGAAATCGAATCAGATTCGATTAAGATTGCAGGTCTGGTTTGCAAAAATTACAGTATTGGTTATAGCCGTAAAGAAGCTAGTGAATCTATACAGGACTATTTCCAGGATGAGAATATCGTTGGAATATCTGACATTGACACACGTGCATTAGTAAGGAAGATCAGAGATCAGGGAGCTATGAATGCGATCATCTCTTCAGAAATTACTGACATTGAAGAATTAAAAGCTAAACTGGCGCAGGTACCTTCTATGGACGGTCTTGAGTTATCCTCACAGGTTTCTACCAAAGAACCTTATTTCTATGGTTCACCAGATGCTACCTATAAAGTGGCTACCCTGGACTTCGGTATTAAGAAAAATACCTTGCGTAATTTTGACCAGAGAGATTTATACGTACAGGTTTTTCCTGCAAAAACTACTTTTGAGGAAATGGATAAATGGGGTGCAGATGCTTACTTTGTATCTAACGGCCCTGGTGATCCATCGGCTATGCCATATGCTATTGAAACTGTAAAACAAATTCTTGCTTCAGACAAACCTCTTTTTGGGATTTGTTTAGGTCACCAGTTATTAGCACAGGCTAATGGAATCGGAACCATGAAAATGTTTAACGGCCACAGGGGATTAAATCACCCGGTAAAAAATATTATTAAAAACCACTGCGAAGTAACTTCACAGAATCACGGTTTCGGTGTAATCCCTGAAGAAGTGAGAAAGTCTGACAAAGTGGAAATCACCCATATCAACTTAAATGATCAGTCTATCGAAGGAATTCGTGTGAAAGGCAAAAAAGCATTCTCGGTACAATATCACCCGGAATCTTCACCTGGCCCGCATGATTCACGTTATTTATTTGATGATTTCGTGAGCCTGATCAAAGGCGAATTAAGCTGGTAA
- a CDS encoding ABC transporter ATP-binding protein, which translates to MDKTNTIISVRNLVKNYADFPAVKGISFDVYENEIFGLLGPNGAGKTTTLEIIETLRDKTSGEITVDGLSADKDASEIKRIIGVQLQAAGYYPNLNLVELMELFAGLYGVNIKPMEMLEKVNLQDKAKAKYKALSGGQKQRFSIATTLLNSPKIIFLDEPTTGLDPQARRNLWDLIIDIRNNGTTVVLTTHYMDEAEQLCDRVAFVEHGEIIALDTPDNLIDQLISSGFERKKEVKKANLEDVFINLTGQEWREG; encoded by the coding sequence ATGGATAAAACGAATACCATTATCAGTGTCCGTAATCTGGTAAAAAACTACGCCGATTTTCCGGCAGTCAAAGGGATTAGTTTCGATGTCTATGAAAATGAGATTTTCGGACTGCTGGGCCCCAATGGTGCCGGCAAAACTACTACATTGGAAATCATCGAAACACTCCGTGATAAAACTTCAGGAGAGATTACTGTAGATGGCCTTTCAGCAGATAAAGATGCCAGCGAAATCAAAAGAATTATTGGCGTACAGCTGCAGGCTGCGGGTTATTACCCTAACCTGAACCTGGTGGAGCTGATGGAGCTTTTTGCCGGATTATATGGTGTAAACATCAAACCGATGGAAATGCTGGAGAAAGTAAATCTCCAGGATAAGGCCAAAGCAAAATACAAAGCACTTTCAGGTGGGCAGAAACAACGCTTTTCTATCGCTACAACCCTATTGAATTCTCCAAAAATCATATTTCTTGATGAACCTACCACAGGACTGGACCCTCAGGCACGCCGTAATTTATGGGATCTGATTATTGATATCAGGAACAATGGGACTACAGTTGTGCTGACTACGCACTATATGGATGAGGCAGAGCAGCTTTGTGATCGTGTGGCCTTTGTGGAACATGGAGAGATCATTGCCCTGGATACCCCTGATAATCTGATTGACCAGTTAATCAGCAGCGGATTTGAAAGAAAAAAAGAAGTAAAAAAAGCTAACCTCGAAGATGTATTTATCAATCTCACAGGCCAGGAATGGCGTGAAGGCTAA